A stretch of Panthera tigris isolate Pti1 chromosome E2, P.tigris_Pti1_mat1.1, whole genome shotgun sequence DNA encodes these proteins:
- the LOC122234273 gene encoding optic atrophy 3 protein homolog, producing MAAWLLASGAHSLAPAAASPLLRRGRRGVEGRGLRRLRGQRSFTPLPPAVYHWAEMRAKMRLMGFRAEAVKPLNEDAAAELGAELLGEATVFLVAGGCLVLEYWRHQAHQRRKRSERQTAWEAMRDEVGHLALALEALQEQVRAAPAQSALEELQAQMREVRAQLCARDPPSAPRATPEE from the coding sequence GCGCCCACTCCCTGGCGCCGGCGGCCGCGTCCCCATTGCTCCGGCGGGGACGCCGAGGCGTcgaggggcggggcctgcggcGGCTCCGCGGCCAAAGATccttcacccctctcccccccgcaGTGTACCACTGGGCGGAGATGCGGGCCAAGATGCGCCTCATGGGCTTCAGGGCGGAAGCCGTCAAGCCGCTCAATGAGGACGCGGCCGCCGAGCTGGGCGCCGAGCTGCTGGGAGAGGCCACCGTCTTCCTCGTGGCCGGCGGCTGCCTGGTGCTGGAGTACTGGCGCCACCAGGCGCACCAGCGGCGCAAGAGGAGCGAGCGGCAGACCGCCTGGGAGGCGATGCGGGACGAGGTGGGCCACCTGGCGCTGGCGCTGGAGGCCCTGCAGGAGCAGGTGCGCGCGGCGCCTGCGCAGAGCGCGCTGGAGGAGCTGCAGGCGCAGATGCGAGAGGTGCGCGCCCAGCTCTGCGCCCGGGACCCGCCGTCCGCCCCCCGAGCGACGCCCGAGGAATAG